DNA from Ziziphus jujuba cultivar Dongzao chromosome 2, ASM3175591v1:
GATGCTCATTCTTCTCCTCCCCTTTAATCCGTTTTGTCTAGATTGGCTCCTCTTATCATTGTTAAAGAATGTTTCCTCATCTTCACCTATCAGTAAGACCCTTGTCATCTGCTTAGCCAATGTTTCTTGATTTGCAAGCAAACTCTCTAATTCAACCAAAGAACGTTGAATTTGCCAATCTTAGATTTTGGCAGTAAAACCTCTATATTCAGGCCTCATTCCATGTGAGTAATACTCCTTTTCATTGTGGACTCTGAAAACTTAGTTGTGGGATCTAGTTCTGAATTCTGATGGCACAGAAATTTTACCTTGTGAAAATACTAACGGATGGTCATTTCTCTTTGAGTCACTGACAACAACTCGTTTCGTTCTGAAATAACTGTAACCTTGTGTTGACAATTTTAACCGAGAAGGGCGATGCTAAGGTGTCCCTCGCTTCCCTTCGTGTCTCAGCCTCTTTGATATACTCAAATATTTAGTGCTTTATGGTCATCATGATCACAAATAATGCCTTACCAGCTTTGATATTCCATTTCTTCAAAGCTATGGCATTCTCTGATGGTGGCTCGACCTCATTGGCTCCAACAATCTCCCAAAGATCTTATCCCTTCAAATAAGATTTCATACATGTCGACCACATGTAATTTCGATTGTTAAGCTTCCTCCCACCTCTCATCATCTGAAGGTCTCCCATTATGGTTTTTTTACAGCCTCTGTGAAGTCTCacctcacacttaccatccttTAGTACTTGCACCATATATATGTCGGTTACTTGGCTTAGTCTCTATGCTTCTAGACTCTTCTTGTATGTGGGGAAACTTTTGTTGTCTGGTAAAGTTGCTAATTTCTTGGAGAACACAAGATGCCTATCTAGAACACTAGATTGTTCTACTAAAACTCTGTACATTTTAGAAAGTTGGTGATGACTCTTTCAGCATATATCTTTGTCCAATTAGTTCCCCAAAGTTTCTTTGTTCAAACTTGATGTTTCTTTCCATATTCTTAaggattttggggttttttatttttttatgcagtGGTCTTGTTGGAATAGTAGGTTTCCCTGTCTTACTTCAAAGTATTCCTATTTTCCTACAACTTGGTTTTTTGGTACCAATATTGGGTTCTTATTCTATTTAGATATacttaaatagtaaaattttgaaaattgcttTATAGATGTTCAATTCAACAAACCTAATTTTTGTCTACACCATATGAGCTGTGGGATATATGTAACCCTTCCTCAGTTATGATCTTAAATGCCTCTGGAATACTCCAGCCCCTTTCATATCCCATCCCCTGCTGCTTCTTTGACTAAcacttttatatttatgaagttCCTGttagatttataatatttattatttttttagtagtaAAGGTACTTTAATCTTATACTAATTTGCTTGTTAGCCTAAATAAACTCTCTTTGTATTAGATTAGATGACAATTTGCAATAAGAAAATCTAttattcttttctctcttttcctcttctttcttttggttTGATTTGCATTGAATATCTTAACAGTCTTTTGTTACTGATGAAGCTTAATCTCCTGcactaaattaaattgaaaacctAAGCATATCCACCTCTAAATTGTCCTTTTGAGCAAAGTTGCAATTTCTCTCCATCATTTTGGTTTGTAAGATTATCCTTTCATTCTTACTGGATTGCATCTTAATTCACATTGAACAGTTTGGAGCTAATAGAAAAATTTTGTGAATTGGAATTCTGATTTGCTTAGAAAACTCATCCATTATCTTATTTCACAAATTACATAAAGTAGGACTCACTTGGTACAATCCCAgataggaaaaaaggaaaaaggaagagtGGGAGATTAGCAATCTCTACAATGAAAACAGAACAAAGTAGACTTTATATGGTTGCTAAAAGCAACATGGATTTATAAATGATTTCCTTTCCGTTCCTCTTGTTTTTCACAATGGCATCAAAATTGACATGAATTCATGGTTTTTTTGCGGCCAAGGAGCGGTGATAGCTGATACTAGCTTGGAAGTAGCTGAGTAGATTGTCTCTTGGTGGAAGGCATTCTTTGATGAGCGGAATTTGGTGAAAATTTTGAGACCATTCGTGGAGCAATGGAAATCTCTCCTCTTCAAGCAACTTAATGCCTCCTATTTCTTCCATAACACCAAGCCAGAGAGGTATCCAACCCACTACTAAATCCAAATACCCTAGTTCCTCTCCGCCAAAAAACTTTTTCCCTTCAAGCTGCTTCTCAAGAAATGCTAGTGATTCCAAAGCGGCCTCTTTTGCCTTTTCCTGTTGTTCTCCTTCAGTTCTACAAGCTCCAAATGCTCCAAATATAACCTGTATACAAAAGAATAGGAGAGACTATAACCATCCATAGTTTTGGTAGTTCACTATAACCATATAAATCCATCCGCTAATGCATTTTAGATCTGAGCTCATGAATCACAATATAAAAAGTCTGATAAAAGAGATCCTGATTTAACTAACTGATCCTTATTGTATAAAGTCTCTTATGGAGATCGACCTCACGGTACtatgaatttattaaatcaatcttttaaatttaattttaataaatagctGCCAACCCAGTTAAACAAATCCCAAGAAATCCAAGAAAGTTGCCTGTAAAAGACTGGGTGTGTATATGTGCATAAGCGCAGTTGAATTATGTACCTTTTCATCAGAAAACTTAGCCCAAAAACGAGCTAAGGCTCTTTCAGATGGGTCTTGAGGGAGCAAAGGGTTGTGTTTCCAAACCTCATCAATGTACTCAAGGATTATGAGGGACTCGGGGAATGATTTGCCATTATGAAGAAGAACAGGGACTTTCTTATAAACACGGTTAGATTCGAGAAGCAAAGGGCTCTTGTTTCTTAGATCTTCTTCTATAAATTCATATTCCACACCTTTGAACTTCAATGCCCACTGAATTCTGGCACAGAAAAGGCTTTGAGTGGTGGCAATCAGCTTCACTTCTCCCATTTTCTTGTCAAATCTCTAAGTGACACATTGTtgcttattttgtatatatttataaggtGCTTTAATTTGGAATATGGTAGTAATTAATTTGACCACCCAGCACGCCAAGGCTGAATCAAtatttaaccccaaaaaaaaaaaaagaagttttaaaaaattgcaatttaataatattatctcaAAGTTGACTTGAGAGTAGGGGATGCTTCGATTGGGAATATAATAAATCACTTTatgtaaaatatacacaatAATACAAGCATTTTCCAAGCTGCACCATTCAGCAAGAGATATTTAATATTCATGGATCAAACAAATGTAGAATATACAATCCAATGTTGAATCTTATGACATCATTGCTTACAGAACTAAACATTGGATGTAGACTAGAACTTTCTTTCTTTCGTcctcgttattattattatcatttatttatttatttatttttcagaatagtaaaaagataatatatatatatatatatattgatttgagGTTATAACTAAAACATCTGATGGAGGTGAACTTTTGACCAAGATGTCCTACAAGGAATGCAAGACTTTTCTGCGAATTAGAGGCGgctaaaaatacaataaaaaaggaATGAATTCAAGCTGAAAAATGAACTGATCACAATTTAGAATTGTTACAATTTGTGGTAGAAAACATGGTAAAGAGACTAAGTGCGAACGGATTACTATATCATTTCCAGTTAGATTGTTTAGTTTAATTAAGATGTCATTCATATAACTTGTAACTCCAATAGCATGATACGCATTATAAATTGGGAAGTAATTTCTAGGAGAAGAATTTCcgttaaaaataacaatttaaaaaagttattattattattattattgttgttgttgttactaCTATTTAGGACCCATGTTGAAATAGGGGATTAAGAATTTTAAACACAAAGTTCTAATCCAGTGCAGAACCTGTAAGTGAATCACCACTGAAAGTTAACCCTCCAACACTATCAACCGTTGGGTAAGTTCAGCTGGATTAATCGAGTCCAAGAGCAATAATTTGCTTACATGTTGGCAGTTGATAAAGATATGCAGAGAGAACTGTGGCTCTGTATCTACCATCAGTATCCAAAAAAAATGGAACTAATTTTTCTTGCGTATTAATTCCCTCTATGAAAGCTTCAATGGACTTATTGTCAACTTCATTTTGAGCTCCAAATATCGAGAATTAAGCTCGGACTTCtttctagagagagaaattcTGAAACCCGTTTTAGATTGATAAGAGTATGAGCTCAACTTCATGTGCCCTGTTCTTCACAGAAGTGTGGCTGTGGTATGAAGAGAGACATGGGCTCGTGCTTCGGTTTTTAAGCTTGTTTTTTCATGGTTGGTGTTTTATAGTGTTCCAAAATTTTTAGTTGATAAGGGAACACATTATGGTTAAAGttgtaaggggggaaaaaaccaaaaaaaaaaaaaaaaaaaaaaaaagcgcttaCCAAACATTCATGCTTTAATTCTTGTTAAAATCCTATGAATCCCCTATTTTATTTGGTATGGATAAAAatgtggaaaagaaagaaaatattagtttaatagCTAAATTACTA
Protein-coding regions in this window:
- the LOC132799287 gene encoding probable glutathione S-transferase, which produces MGEVKLIATTQSLFCARIQWALKFKGVEYEFIEEDLRNKSPLLLESNRVYKKVPVLLHNGKSFPESLIILEYIDEVWKHNPLLPQDPSERALARFWAKFSDEKVIFGAFGACRTEGEQQEKAKEAALESLAFLEKQLEGKKFFGGEELGYLDLVVGWIPLWLGVMEEIGGIKLLEEERFPLLHEWSQNFHQIPLIKECLPPRDNLLSYFQASISYHRSLAAKKP